The Patescibacteria group bacterium DNA window TGATCCGTATCTCAATGTTGATGCGGGCACGATGAACCCAACGGAACACGGAGAAGTATTTGTGCTCGATTCGGGTCTTGAAACCGATCAAGATATGGGTAACTATGAGCGATTTCTCGATCGCGATTTGTCGGCTGAAGATTATATGACCAGTGGTATGGTATACCGACACGTCATTGAAAAAGAACGCGCGCTTGGTTACAAGGGTAAATTTGTGGAGGCTATTCCACATGTGACTGATGAAATTCGTCAGAGATTTTTGAAAGCTGCTGAGGTGGCGAAGTCAGATGTTTCGGTGGTTGAAATCGGCGGCACGGTTGGGGATTATCAAAATATTTTGTTTATTGAAGCCGCTCGAGCACTACGATTACGCCAACCGATGGATGTGGTGTTTATTCTTGTTTCTTATTTGCCGGTTCCAGGCACAATCGGTGAAATGAAAACCAAGCCGACTCAAAACGCGGTGAGGCAGCTCAATTCCTACGGAGTTCAACCAGATTTTATTATTGCTCGAGGTCCCGTGCCGCTTGATGAAAAACGAAAAGAGAAGCTCGCCATTTGGTGCAACGTTGATGCTGATAGGGTGATTTCTGCGCCGGACATCGAAAGTATTTACGAAGTGCCGATTAATTTTGAAAAAGAAAATCTTGGAAATCTCTTGATGTCTGCACTTTCGATGAAAAGCCGAGTGCGCAAGGATGGATTGGAAAAGTGGAAAAAATTCGTGGCGCGTGTTTCAAATGCCAAGGAGCCAGTAAAAATTGCGGTCATTGGAAAATATTTTGATACGGGAGATTTTGTGCTTTCGGACGCCTATCTTTCAGTTATCGAGGCGATTAAGCATTCGGCGTACGCTGTTGGCAGGAAACCCATGTTGACCTGGCTTAACGCAAAAGATTTTTCGAGCCAGGGTGGACAAAAGCCGGTTATGGACGTCTCGAGCTTAAAAGAATTTGACGGAATTTTGGTACCCGGGGGGTTTGGAGAGACGGGAATTGAGGGAAAGATCAACGTGATTCAGTTTGCTCGCGAAAATAAAATTCCATATTTTGGACTTTGTTACGGTATGCAATTGGCGGTGGTTGAATTTGCTCGCAATGTCTTGGGTCTCGCGGATGCCAATACTACGGAAATCAATCCTAAAACCAACAACCCAATTATTGATATTATGCCAGAGCAAAAAAAGCACATGGCGGAAGGCAAGTACGGTGCAACGATGCGACTTGGAGCCTATCCTGCAAAAATCAAAGAGGGAACGATTGCCTATAAAGCTTACCTGTCTGCCGGAAAAATGAAGGCGGGCGGCGCGGCAGAAGTTTCTGAGCGCCACCGCCACCGTTATGAAGTAAACCCTGAGTATATTTCAAAAATCGAAAAGGCCGGTCTCGTCTTTTCTGGTACTTCTCCCGACGGCGTGCTCATGGAAATCGCTGAGCTTCCTCGCAAAGTTCATCCATTTTTTCTTGGCACTCAATTTCACCCAGAACTTAAAGCGCGACCACTTAGTCCGCACCCTCTCTTTACGGAATTTTTGAAAGCGGCGGTAGAGCGTTCAAGCAAAAATTAATTTGGGAATTATTACATTCTAATGTTCTCAAGAACATTAGAATGTACGTTGCAAAATAATGTCCATTACTATTGGAATCGGATTAGCCTTTGTCGCAATGCTCAGCTGGGGCGTTGGGGATTTTTGGATGCAACGCTCAATTCGAAAAGTGGGAAATTTTGAAACTTTGTTTTTCATCGCCGCCTTTGGAGCTCTCGTTACGTTCCCATTTGTCTACAAAAATCTACCAATCTTTTTTGCGAGCTCTTGGCAAACTTTCGCAGTTGTTTTCGGACTTTGTTTAATTTTACTTTTCGCATCTATTATTGATTTTGAAGCATTGAGAATAGGGAAGCTTTCGGTGGTCGAGCCTGTCTGGTCTTTTGAAGTACCCGTTTCAGCGATTCTCGCTTTTTTTATTTTAAGCGAACAGATACAGTGGTTTCAAATCGTTCTGATTGCCTCGCTTCTTGTGGGGTTGGGTTTAGTTTCTGTGAGCAAAAGATTACGCATAAAGGATTTACTTTTTGAACGAGGAGTTTTCGTCGCGCTTCTTGGAGCGACACTTATGGGCACTGCCAACTTTTTCATGGGTTGGGGTTCACGTGTGACAGACCCTTTGATGGCAAATTTTTTGGTTAATATTTTTATTACCTTTTGTGTCGTGCTAGTTCTTTTAGCGAAGGGCACATTTAGAAATTTAAAAAAGGCACTGAAATCCAACTCAGCAGTGCTTTTGCAAACATCTATTTCCGACAACGTTGCCTGGATTGCCTTTGCCTTCGCCATGAGTTTGGCGCCGAT harbors:
- a CDS encoding CTP synthase, translating into MKPKKHKFIFVIGGVMSGVGKGIATSSIGTILQSKGFSVNLMKVDPYLNVDAGTMNPTEHGEVFVLDSGLETDQDMGNYERFLDRDLSAEDYMTSGMVYRHVIEKERALGYKGKFVEAIPHVTDEIRQRFLKAAEVAKSDVSVVEIGGTVGDYQNILFIEAARALRLRQPMDVVFILVSYLPVPGTIGEMKTKPTQNAVRQLNSYGVQPDFIIARGPVPLDEKRKEKLAIWCNVDADRVISAPDIESIYEVPINFEKENLGNLLMSALSMKSRVRKDGLEKWKKFVARVSNAKEPVKIAVIGKYFDTGDFVLSDAYLSVIEAIKHSAYAVGRKPMLTWLNAKDFSSQGGQKPVMDVSSLKEFDGILVPGGFGETGIEGKINVIQFARENKIPYFGLCYGMQLAVVEFARNVLGLADANTTEINPKTNNPIIDIMPEQKKHMAEGKYGATMRLGAYPAKIKEGTIAYKAYLSAGKMKAGGAAEVSERHRHRYEVNPEYISKIEKAGLVFSGTSPDGVLMEIAELPRKVHPFFLGTQFHPELKARPLSPHPLFTEFLKAAVERSSKN
- a CDS encoding EamA family transporter, whose product is MSITIGIGLAFVAMLSWGVGDFWMQRSIRKVGNFETLFFIAAFGALVTFPFVYKNLPIFFASSWQTFAVVFGLCLILLFASIIDFEALRIGKLSVVEPVWSFEVPVSAILAFFILSEQIQWFQIVLIASLLVGLGLVSVSKRLRIKDLLFERGVFVALLGATLMGTANFFMGWGSRVTDPLMANFLVNIFITFCVVLVLLAKGTFRNLKKALKSNSAVLLQTSISDNVAWIAFAFAMSLAPIAIVTALSESYIIVAVLLGVFINKEKLARHQKFGLVLALFSALVLAGSTV